The sequence cctgctcggtcagaacagctttatcagcgctgtgatgagcccaaggtcacccagctggctgcatgtgggacagcggagaatcaaacctggctcgccacactagaagtccgcgctcctaaccactccaccaagctgactctcttggGTACATGAATAATGTTGCAATGCTTCCAGGTAGGAGTGACAGGactgtttccttctttccttgccTCTAGCTATACGACCTCTTCCCATGGATCATGAAACATCTCCCTGGACCTCACAAGGAGGCGATTGCCGCTCGGGACTTTATAGTTTCCTTTGTCATGGAGGAGATACAAAAGCGTAAGGCTCATCAGATCTTGCACGATCCTCAGGATTATATTGATTACTATCTACTTCAGATAGAAAGGGTAAGTCTTGTCTTGGTGTCCTCACGAATTATCTTGGGCATTGACTCTCTGAGCCTTGCCAGCCTCACATGACTACTCTGAGGGAAAATGAGTGGGAGCCAAGGACCCTCCCCTGAGTTGCTAAAAATGTAAGGCTATCTCTGGGGTTGAAGATATTGTCAGGAATCACACCCATGAAGTCTACTGAATTTGCAGGGCTGAGGGTGAAAGATAGGCTACTCCGTGGGCACTGTTAATCCTCATGTCCTTGTATTTTTCgtgcatttttctgtttttttcatatTGCTCCCCGTTTAAGTTCCTGTTTATTATTCTCCCTGCCCTGATCTCCTGATTCAAAAACTTTGCAAACCAAACCAGTTACTTTGGAGCAGACGTTTGTGACAGTCCATGGCTCATGAACTGGGCATACTACAAACCATAAATAAACAGAGGTGTGAGCCAGTGTGTGccagtgtgtgtgcgtgcgtgtgtgtgagtTTACTGCCCATGTTTCATTTTTTTggaatttatttttcttggaaTTTATATGCAGCCTTAGTTTTGGAAATTCAGGGAGGAATAATATttaagagagatctgagagaactggggccaagggaccaagccctatgaagataggttgagggacttgggaatgttcagcctggagaaaaggaggttgagaggggacatgatagccctctttaagtatttgaaaggttgtcacttggaggagggcaggatgctgtttctgttggctgcagaggagaggacatgcagtaatgggtttaaacttcaagtacaacgatataggctagatatcaggaaaaaaaatttcacagtcagagtagttcagcagtggaataggctgcctaaggaggtggtgagctccccctcactggcagtcttcaagcaaaggttggatacacacttttcttggatgctttaggatgctttgggctgatcctgcgttgagcagggggttggactagatggcctgtatggccccttccaactctacgattctatgattctatgattctatgataactggaacttgcccaagatcacccagcaggcttcacatgcAGGCGGAGTGGAGAATGTAACCTTGGTTTTCCAGATCTTCAAACACTTGACCactctccaccatgctggctctctccaTAAGAGTCATCTTCGGATGTAGATGGGGTattgagaattctgagagaacccagcaagcttccattgccGAGCAggaaatccaacccagttctccagattagaatctatAGCTGTTAACCACTCAAGCTCTCTatgggttcattcattcattcattcattcattcattcattcattcattcattcattcattcattcattcattcattcattctgatttctatcccgcccctctccaaaactgATCTTGTGGCCGGGAACATTGATAAGAATACAAATTACAATAACATTACATAGAAACTATGATAAAATTCTAAATCTTTCCCTAAAATTATTGTCACTAGCTCCTGCCAACCTGCTTCATTTTGAACAAGACATACCAACAGGCCAGGTATTGGATTGAAGTCAATATCAGAAATGTCTGGCCAGTTGAGGGGGTGACCATCtaacaataaccccccccccaagtgggggTAGGCTGGGGGCCTAGATGGTCAAGGTGCAGCCTGACCTTAACcaaatgctgggaggaagagtaCTAATTTGGAGGTCTTCCGGAACTTCAAGAGCTCTGTACAGGCCTGCGTTTTGACTGGCTGCTTGTTCCATCAGGCCCAGGGGCTGGTTTCGGGAACTGTCAGGATATTTTACTGTTCTGATTATTCAGTCTATGAGAATTTTCAGTCTCAAACCCTTGAATAGTACTTTgacaagaacagaagaagaagaagaacaacaacaaaaacgtaACCATTCTTGTAAACTGTGTTTTGTCGTTTTTCCTTTATGGATGGTAACAGAGCAAGAGGGACCCCAGTTCTACCTACAGTGACAGGAACCTGATGCAGTGCGTTGGAGACCTGTTTGTTGCAGGCACAGAAACGACAACAAGCACACTAACCTGGGCATTGCTTCTCATGGCAAATTATCCAGATATTCAAAGTAAGACACTCTGGCCTAGTGGTGCCGACCTTCAGGCGGCAGCTGGCTACCTCCTGGTATTACAATGGATGGGccaaaatcagtttccctggagaaaacgggtgctttggagagtgggctttatggcattagaCCTTGACGAGGCCACTCCCCTTGCCAAATAAATCCTGGTTTTATTTCCCTTAGAAAAAGTCCAGAAGGAGATAGAAGATGTTTTTGGTTCCTCTCAATCGTTTTCCTACCAAGATCGGAAGGACGTGCCCTACACCAATGCTGTGATTTGTGAGATCCAACGTTATCGATATATCTTATTGATTGGACTCCCCAGACAATGTTCAAAGGATGTGAACGTTTCAGGTTTTTTCATTCCAAAGGTAACCAAAGAGTGTTATTGATTTAGTGACATAATTTGTTGTTGACTGAGACAGAACAACCAGTGAACACTGCATTCAAACTAGGAGCTACAGAGTTAGAGAACACTacacagctacaccttggagggcccagatccagccagtgctgaggcagctgcactggttaccggatatattccggatcaggttcaagattttggttctgaccttcaatgccatccatggtctgggcccagcgtatatgagggaccgcctattgccctataccccccacagggccttacgctctgcgggagctaacctattggtcattcccggccccaaggaagctcgcctggcctcgaccagccccccttccccccttccttattattattattattattattattattattattattgttgttgttgttgttgttgttgttgttgttattgttatattaatATTCTGCCACttccttgcggctcgtggcgggtaacaatatcacaaatccccattaaaaccctattaaaacaataataacattgccaatattaccggcatggcaagaacggcagctcaacttcccctccctccctcccactactagcgggtggagaggaggtttagtggggttatggaaattgggttagttgcatgaacctggccgccattcttgtcttgccttgttgtgattggtgtactgtgttttattgttcttgttactgtttttaggggattggttttatgtgacccgcctcgagcccccggggggaggagggatataaattaaaggataacaataacaataacaataccatCTAAATAATATCTATCTAAAGCCAGGTATAATATATAGAGtacatgtagtagtagtagtagtagtagtagtagtagtagtagtagtgcagGGATTAGTGGTGGGATTTGTGGCTGCAGGTTCCACACTCTAACTAGCCCTTGTAAGTTGACGTCCCCCCTCCCGGACCTTGCTGCTGGCCCCTCTATGGGACAGAAAGTAAAAAAGGAAGGCCGGCACAATATAATCAAAGTTCCTGACAATTTCTGCAATAGAAACTTTAGGGGGTGGGCatgtttgcaagcccagcagaacaaatACAGTGTATTAGTCTCCAACGGAATCCAGTACCACTGTCGCAATGCCAGACCAACCGTAATGTCTAATCACACTCCAATCAAGGGGGAGATAGTTGCAACCTCATTATTGCAATGTACTAGTAAAATCATTGCAATGTACTAATGCCCAGCAATACCCAGTGCCACTGTGGGAATGCCAGCTTAATCACAATTTAAGCAAGAGGGGCATTTTTGCAAACCTAGCAAAACCAGTACATTGTACAGTGCCCAGCAGTACTAGTGCAATCACAGAGTGTCTAGAGGGATCCAATGCCAATGTGGCAAGGCCAGCTCAACAGAACTGATGTGAAGCAcaagtggggggtggagggggttgTAAGCCCAGCAGAATCAATGTAATGTGCAAGTGCTCAGCAGAATCCACTGTGGCAATGCAAGCAAAAGTACAAATCAGAGAATCCCTGCACAACAGAGTCACAACAAATCCAAGCATGTTGGGGGATTTTGCAAACTCTGTGCAAGAAAACGGGAAGGGAAAACAGGAATGCATCAAAGGGGGAAAACCCTTTTAAAACTGACATGATTAGTTTGAAACTGACTAGAGTGTTTCCAAGGCAGGAGATTCCCCCACCTACCCACTGAAGTTagataaacattttgattgaatgGAGACCGTGTGTCTGAAAAGGTATCCATTCATGAACATGTCCAAAtttccacaaacagcttgaaagtaTCTCCTACAATGCATGGGAGTTTTCAGAATCATCCATGTTATCTCCAGACAGATTTAACAGCATCAAAATTATGGTTGCCAACAAGCTGAATAAAAACATTAAGTCAACTTAACAGAGGTTTAAGGTTAATTGCCACGATGCCCTGAAAACCTTTACTTGCCAATTTCTACAATAGTAATCccctattaaaggggcaggatacAGGATACTTTTCTTCCAGGTTGTTGGTAAACCTAATCAAAGTGAGCTGTGGGGTTCATTGGAACAACTGAACAATTATTCCTTCATGAGCAAAGTttatataaataatatttaaaaatgtggTGGTCTGAATGCATCTAAAACTGTACTTCCCATATTTTTTTGGTTTTATACCGGCCCATTTGGGAACCCCTAATccaaaacagttttttttcttttcaggggaCCACTGTTATTGCAGATTTCCGATCTGCTCTTCTTGATCCTCAAAAATGGGAGACCCCCCAGGAGTTTAACCCAAATCATTTTTTGGACAAGGATGGACATTTTGTGGAGAATGAAGCATTCCTTCCCTTTGGAGCAGGTAAATGTAGACTAATTTATGACTGATAGTCTTATACATATTTTCCCTATTTAGCTGAGTTTTAGCTGAGTTTTGCAGAAAAGTTCATTAGATAGGAGTTGATTAGTTAAAGAGTTTTTCATAAAACATGAGAACTCCCTATCAATATTGTATTTTGTGTGTGGGTGGAGGAACAATAAAATCTTATGTCTACAAATCAGAGTTAATAAGAAACCTTTCTTTGCCCACTCTTccctggaagctttctgggtgaccttgggccagctacatactctcagcttaacctggTCTTGACGGGCTGCTGCAAGGATGAactagaggagaggagagaagtaTAAGCCACTAAAagttcctcattggggagaagTGAGAGGGATAAATGAAGTATATGAAAAAATAACTTTTCTGTAACACTATAGAGGTATTATACAGAGTCAGGCCAAATGTATTAGTAATGCTTGTTTAGATGGAACCCTGAACCTAGGTGGGCCTGggtagtccaatctcatcagatctggtgagttgttgttgttgttgttcttgttgttgttcttgttcttgttgttcttgttcttgttcttcttcttcttcttcttcttcgtcagtgACTCTAAATCTTAATCTGCTGTATGTACCATGTGTTCTCTACATGTCAATTTCATTGTGGTGAAACCTACAAGGAACACATTCTACAAAGAACACATTCTAAACCTCATGTTGCTCTCAGGACTCTATCCAATATGGGGCGGAGCTAAATCAGTTCCTAGCAAGGTGTCTCCCCTCCCCTAACCATACCCTCCTCAAGTCCTCTGGATCCCTTTGGGTATTCCCTCACTCAgagtgctggcaaccctatgaaaagAGAACTTAGTTGTGTGAGTGGAAATTGCTATTGGGCCACATGGAAAAGAGTGAACCGACTTTAGCTTCTCCAAGTTGAAACTAGCTGTTGGTCAGTACACATAGTAGATACAAGTCATTTGCTGATTTTCTGTATTTCTTTTGAAGGGGCCCGTGTGTGTATCGGGGAGCAGTTGGCGAGGATcgaactcttcatcttcttcacccgGTTACTGAGGTCATTCACTTTTCAGCCACCAGAAGGAGTGAAAAAGATCAGTGAAGAACCCCAAGTACGACTGGTGACCCCTCCCCATCCTTACAAGATCTGTGCTATTCCCCGCAACAGTGGACCATGAACCAACTATTTATTCTGCCTTCGGTGTTCCCCATTTGATTGCAGCTGTTTAGAGAAGATCTAAGATCGTGTTCATTGCATGTTTATTATCACTTAATATATGTGGGTGTCCCTTGTTTTCTGATTCTGCAGAAAAGCTGTGTACAGAGTTCTTGCTGTGTTCAAAACTAGAAGATGCCCCACTCTTCCTTGCTATTTCAGAAAGACATAGTCCCACCCCACCTGTCCTATGGAGAGAAGGGAGGGCTACTAATCACTTCCTAACCTCATTTGAAATGCTAATGAGCCTATCtaggaagcaggtacctggagTGGGGGAGGCTACTTCGTCCCAAAATCCCTTAGGAGACCATGGCGCTTCCTGTGGAGGGGCGTGAGATTTCTTGTTCCCAGCAGCACTTGGGGAATCTAGATGGGAGGAGACAGAAAGGTATATGTGCCGCCGACCACAGGTAGGTCATGGAAGTAGGAGGGTGACTCTGATTTAGGAGAAGAGgtaagcagccatcttggaccatgaGGTTGCCAGGTGAACTGACCACACCATAAGAACCAGGAACTCCTTAAGCAAAGGCACATACTCTTTTTCTTTTGACtgttttgcttaactctgtgctgtgtTAAAAATATGCTTATAAACTTGGTTCCTTTAATAAATCCTTTGTAAATATGAagatggcagtggttctct is a genomic window of Paroedura picta isolate Pp20150507F chromosome 8, Ppicta_v3.0, whole genome shotgun sequence containing:
- the LOC143842759 gene encoding cytochrome P450 2J2-like, yielding MWTAGTLIAGLLSVVILHFLIQLWSSKKYPPGPLRLPLLGSIWRLFIDFSQDSFMKLAKQYGKVYILWAGNLPVVVFSGFETVKEATVNYSEYFDERPQTPFFEALSEKKGIIFSNGHIWKQQRKFGIATMRKLGLGKKGIEHKIEEEALQLVQSFADVKGQPVDPLLLLTNSVTNVICALTFGQRFSIGDEHFLKLRNAIVVLLQGTGTIFQILYDLFPWIMKHLPGPHKEAIAARDFIVSFVMEEIQKRKAHQILHDPQDYIDYYLLQIERSKRDPSSTYSDRNLMQCVGDLFVAGTETTTSTLTWALLLMANYPDIQKKVQKEIEDVFGSSQSFSYQDRKDVPYTNAVICEIQRYRYILLIGLPRQCSKDVNVSGFFIPKGTTVIADFRSALLDPQKWETPQEFNPNHFLDKDGHFVENEAFLPFGAGARVCIGEQLARIELFIFFTRLLRSFTFQPPEGVKKISEEPQVRLVTPPHPYKICAIPRNSGP